A genomic region of Burkholderia humptydooensis contains the following coding sequences:
- a CDS encoding serine hydrolase encodes MKATPFSSLKAMCGFVLRTSKRTVLPIVLASVLAVPSFGAQAKSPVSKRHPAAAASIRTASFHPQPGHASLARHALATHHMKAGRYRLAGGMRRVAFSPRAPLGGRAFEPRDTPRPFGLRSNIVYMVDQHTGEALFDRNSQSVAPIASVTKLMTAMVVLDSKAPLDEPIEVTDDDRDQDKFTGSRLAIGSTLTRDDMLHIALMASENRAAAALSRYYPGGRDAFVDAMNQKARSLGMVDTHFENPTGLSKHNVSTARDLVKMVEAAYQYPLIRQYSTDLKYDVDTGLRTLYYHSTNILLRDDDWNIGVQKTGYIKESGICLVMQTTIDGRDVVMVLLDSAGRHSDFFDAARLRTMLTSGGAHVTEANSAASGN; translated from the coding sequence ATGAAAGCGACACCGTTTTCCTCGTTGAAAGCGATGTGTGGATTCGTACTTCGTACGTCGAAACGAACGGTGTTGCCGATCGTCCTCGCATCCGTACTCGCCGTTCCGTCGTTCGGCGCGCAGGCGAAATCGCCCGTGTCGAAGCGGCATCCCGCGGCTGCCGCGTCGATTCGCACCGCCAGTTTTCATCCGCAGCCGGGCCACGCGTCGCTCGCGCGGCACGCGCTCGCCACGCACCACATGAAGGCCGGCCGCTACCGGCTGGCGGGCGGCATGCGCCGCGTGGCGTTCTCGCCGCGCGCGCCGCTCGGCGGCCGCGCGTTCGAGCCGCGCGACACGCCGCGACCGTTCGGACTCCGGTCGAACATCGTCTACATGGTCGACCAGCACACGGGCGAAGCGCTGTTCGACCGGAATTCGCAGTCGGTCGCGCCGATCGCGTCGGTGACGAAGCTGATGACCGCGATGGTCGTGCTCGATTCGAAGGCGCCGCTCGACGAGCCGATCGAAGTGACCGACGACGATCGCGATCAGGACAAGTTCACGGGCTCGCGCCTCGCGATCGGCTCGACGCTCACTCGCGACGACATGCTCCACATCGCGCTGATGGCGTCCGAGAATCGCGCCGCGGCGGCGCTGTCGCGCTACTATCCGGGCGGCCGCGACGCATTCGTCGACGCGATGAACCAGAAGGCGCGATCGCTCGGCATGGTCGACACGCATTTCGAGAATCCGACCGGGCTGTCGAAACACAATGTGTCGACCGCGCGCGATCTCGTGAAGATGGTCGAGGCCGCTTACCAGTACCCGTTGATCCGCCAGTATTCGACCGATCTGAAATACGACGTCGACACGGGCCTGCGCACGCTCTACTACCACAGCACGAACATCCTGCTGCGCGACGACGACTGGAACATCGGCGTGCAGAAGACGGGCTATATCAAGGAGTCCGGCATTTGCCTCGTGATGCAGACGACGATCGACGGGCGCGATGTCGTGATGGTGCTGCTCGATTCGGCCGGGCGGCATTCCGACTTCTTCGACGCCGCGCGGCTGCGCACGATGCTGACGTCGGGCGGCGCGCACGTGACGGAAGCGAATTCGGCGGCAAGCGGCAATTGA
- the polX gene encoding DNA polymerase/3'-5' exonuclease PolX has product MPIHNADFAAVFAEIADLLEIQGANPFRVRAYRNASRTVGGLGRDIGAMIADGRSLDDIPTIGADLANKLREIATTGTCELQQQLRRALSPAIVELLGVPGLGAKRVRALHDALHVETLEQLKGAAENGKIRGLPGFGEKTEAHIAEAIGARLRRKSQRFLLSFATQYLTPLLTYLRETPCVSEAVAAGSFRRRRETVGDLDIVVTSSDPAKVSARFVAYDEVARVLASGDTRSSIVLRCGIQVDLRVVSPVSLGAALVYFTGSKAHNIAMRRIAQARDLKINEYGVFNGERRIAGATEESVYASIGLAWVPPELRENQGEIEAAREGRLPTLVERKHLRGDLHAHTNATDGRDSLHDMALEARKRGLDYLAITDHSRRLGVAHGLDADRLARQIDEIDRLNETLDGIVLLKGIEVDILEDGCLDLPDGVLARLDLVVGAVHSHFDLSRAAQTARVLRAMDHPYFTILAHPSGRLLGERDAYDIDLARVIEHARARGCHLELNAQPQRLDLADVWCRQAAEAGVLVSIDSDAHRREDLGHLGIGVDQARRGWLTKEQVLNTRTLAQLRPLLAQTMGGGAASSAGGPAKRAPAKRTAVRGTDDGGARRTKKNARGAA; this is encoded by the coding sequence ATGCCGATCCACAATGCCGATTTCGCGGCGGTCTTCGCGGAGATCGCCGACTTGCTCGAGATACAGGGCGCCAATCCGTTTCGCGTGCGCGCGTACCGCAACGCGTCGCGCACGGTCGGCGGGCTCGGCCGCGACATCGGCGCGATGATCGCCGACGGCAGGAGCCTCGACGACATCCCGACGATCGGAGCCGATCTCGCCAACAAGCTGCGCGAGATCGCGACGACCGGCACCTGCGAGCTGCAGCAGCAACTGCGCCGGGCGCTTTCGCCCGCGATCGTCGAACTGCTCGGCGTGCCTGGGCTCGGCGCGAAGCGCGTGCGCGCGCTGCACGACGCGCTGCATGTCGAGACGCTCGAGCAATTGAAGGGCGCGGCCGAGAACGGCAAGATCCGCGGGCTGCCCGGCTTCGGCGAGAAAACCGAGGCGCACATCGCGGAGGCGATCGGCGCGCGGCTGCGGCGCAAGTCGCAGCGGTTCCTGCTGTCGTTCGCGACGCAATATCTGACGCCGCTCCTCACCTATCTGCGCGAGACGCCGTGCGTGTCCGAGGCGGTCGCGGCCGGCAGCTTCCGCAGGCGGCGCGAGACCGTCGGCGATCTCGACATCGTCGTCACGTCGAGCGATCCGGCGAAGGTGTCGGCGCGCTTCGTCGCGTACGACGAAGTCGCGCGCGTGCTCGCGAGCGGCGACACGCGCTCGAGCATCGTGCTTCGCTGCGGCATTCAGGTCGATCTGCGCGTCGTGTCGCCGGTGTCGCTCGGCGCGGCGCTCGTCTACTTCACTGGATCGAAGGCGCACAACATCGCGATGCGGCGCATCGCGCAGGCGCGCGACCTGAAGATCAACGAATACGGCGTGTTCAACGGCGAGCGGCGCATCGCCGGCGCGACCGAGGAATCGGTCTACGCATCGATCGGCCTCGCCTGGGTGCCGCCCGAACTGCGCGAGAACCAGGGCGAGATCGAAGCCGCGCGCGAGGGCCGGCTGCCGACGCTCGTCGAGCGCAAGCATTTGCGCGGCGACCTGCATGCGCACACGAACGCGACCGACGGGCGCGACAGCCTGCACGACATGGCGCTCGAGGCGCGCAAGCGCGGCCTCGACTATCTGGCGATCACCGATCATTCGCGCCGGCTCGGCGTCGCGCACGGTCTCGACGCGGACCGTCTCGCCAGACAAATCGACGAGATCGACCGGTTGAACGAAACGCTCGACGGCATCGTGCTCCTGAAGGGGATCGAGGTCGACATCCTCGAGGACGGCTGCCTCGATCTGCCCGACGGCGTGCTCGCGCGGCTCGATCTCGTGGTCGGCGCGGTTCACAGCCATTTCGATCTGTCGCGCGCCGCGCAGACCGCGCGCGTGCTGCGCGCGATGGACCATCCGTATTTCACGATCCTCGCGCATCCGTCGGGGCGGCTGCTCGGCGAGCGCGACGCATACGACATCGATCTCGCCCGCGTGATCGAGCATGCGCGCGCACGCGGCTGCCATCTGGAGCTGAACGCGCAGCCGCAACGGCTGGATCTCGCCGACGTCTGGTGCCGGCAAGCGGCCGAGGCCGGCGTGCTCGTGTCGATCGATTCGGATGCGCACCGTCGCGAGGATCTGGGCCATCTCGGGATCGGCGTCGATCAGGCGCGGCGCGGCTGGCTGACGAAGGAGCAGGTGCTCAACACGCGCACGCTCGCGCAGTTGCGGCCGCTGCTCGCGCAGACGATGGGGGGCGGTGCGGCGTCGTCCGCGGGCGGCCCGGCCAAGCGTGCGCCGGCCAAGCGGACGGCCGTGCGCGGCACTGATGACGGCGGCGCGCGCCGCACGAAGAAGAACGCGCGCGGGGCGGCCTGA
- a CDS encoding methyl-accepting chemotaxis protein, which produces MKLFYDMKIGARLIVLILAALTALCAITGFGIYESRRVYTAASYSTVNTVPSFVVLDDAQRAFDSMLLLVNQHAFSTNADQTRDLEQKIAQERRNVDNQFSKYDALLSNDKDKELLAADRTLMSQFDTMRDNVLALSRDGKKQEAGELMGTRMTELAQQVNTALAAHRAFNVDLGQAGSNEAKDIIDRAVTLEASAAAVVLAVVLWLGVLISRSITKPMGDAVKFARTVADGDLTAHIDATSKDETGQLLKALGDMNDSLKGIVERVRMGSDAVATASGQIAAGNLDLSSRTEEQAASLQETASSMEELTSTVRQNAENAQQASGLASNASDVALRGSTVVGQVVDTMSDISERSSKIAEIIGIIEGIAFQTNILALNAAVEAARAGEQGRGFAVVAGEVRGLAQRSSSAAKEIKELISASVQKIRDGSTLAGEAGRTMTEVTQAVARVTDIMGEIAAASAEQSRGIEQVNLAITQMDEVTQQNAALVEEAAAASHSLEEQGRELKQAVAFFRLDGLAAGSPAEPVTPPHRAAPPARAAAKTPATRAAHAARTLDVAKPAASAAVAAAPAPAASASRATVAADANADWETF; this is translated from the coding sequence ATGAAACTCTTCTACGACATGAAGATCGGCGCCCGGCTGATCGTGCTGATCCTTGCCGCGCTCACCGCGCTGTGCGCCATCACCGGCTTCGGCATCTACGAAAGCCGCCGCGTCTACACGGCCGCCAGCTATTCGACGGTCAACACCGTGCCGAGCTTCGTCGTGCTCGACGACGCGCAGCGCGCTTTCGATTCGATGCTGCTGCTCGTGAATCAGCACGCGTTCTCGACAAACGCCGATCAAACCAGGGATCTCGAACAGAAGATCGCGCAGGAGCGGCGCAATGTGGACAACCAGTTCTCGAAGTACGACGCGCTGCTATCCAACGACAAGGACAAGGAATTGCTCGCGGCGGATCGCACGCTGATGAGCCAGTTCGACACGATGCGCGACAACGTGCTCGCGCTGTCGCGCGACGGCAAGAAACAGGAAGCGGGCGAGCTGATGGGCACGCGGATGACCGAACTCGCGCAGCAGGTGAACACGGCGCTCGCCGCGCACCGCGCGTTCAACGTCGATCTCGGACAGGCAGGATCGAACGAAGCGAAGGACATCATCGATCGCGCGGTGACGCTCGAGGCGTCGGCGGCCGCCGTCGTGCTCGCGGTCGTGCTATGGCTCGGCGTGCTGATCTCGCGTTCGATCACGAAGCCGATGGGCGACGCGGTGAAGTTCGCGCGCACCGTGGCCGACGGCGACCTGACGGCGCACATCGACGCGACGTCGAAGGACGAGACGGGGCAGTTGCTGAAGGCGCTCGGAGACATGAACGACAGCCTGAAGGGCATCGTCGAGCGCGTGCGGATGGGCAGCGACGCAGTGGCGACCGCGTCCGGGCAGATCGCGGCCGGCAACCTCGATCTGTCGTCGCGGACCGAAGAACAGGCGGCGTCGCTGCAGGAGACCGCGTCGAGCATGGAAGAGCTCACGTCGACCGTCCGGCAGAACGCGGAAAACGCCCAGCAGGCGAGCGGGCTCGCGTCGAATGCATCGGACGTCGCGCTGCGCGGCAGCACGGTCGTCGGCCAGGTCGTCGATACGATGAGCGATATCAGCGAGCGTTCGTCGAAGATCGCGGAAATCATCGGCATCATCGAAGGCATCGCGTTCCAGACCAACATCCTCGCGCTGAACGCGGCCGTCGAGGCCGCGCGCGCGGGCGAGCAGGGCCGCGGCTTCGCGGTCGTCGCGGGCGAGGTGCGCGGGCTCGCGCAGCGTTCGTCGAGCGCGGCGAAGGAGATCAAGGAGCTCATCAGCGCATCGGTGCAGAAGATTCGCGACGGCTCCACGCTCGCCGGCGAAGCGGGCAGGACGATGACCGAGGTCACGCAGGCGGTGGCGCGCGTGACCGACATCATGGGCGAGATCGCGGCGGCGTCGGCCGAGCAGAGCCGCGGCATCGAACAGGTCAATCTCGCGATCACGCAGATGGACGAAGTCACGCAGCAGAACGCCGCGCTCGTCGAGGAGGCGGCGGCCGCTTCGCATTCGCTCGAGGAGCAGGGGCGCGAGCTGAAGCAGGCGGTCGCGTTCTTCCGGCTCGATGGCCTCGCGGCCGGCTCGCCGGCGGAGCCGGTGACACCGCCGCATCGGGCCGCGCCGCCGGCGCGCGCGGCGGCGAAGACGCCGGCGACACGGGCCGCGCATGCGGCGCGCACGCTCGACGTCGCGAAGCCGGCCGCGTCCGCCGCCGTTGCCGCGGCGCCCGCGCCAGCCGCATCGGCTTCGCGCGCGACGGTGGCGGCGGATGCGAACGCGGACTGGGAAACGTTCTGA
- a CDS encoding NAD(P)/FAD-dependent oxidoreductase, which produces MLEFINQPHAASYYAATVNDTTRHPPLEGTIDADVCVIGAGLTGVSAALNLAERGHSVAVVEASKVGWAASGRNGGQLIGGFACGIDAFEPYLNADEIRLIWDMGRETLSIVKERIAKHAIDCALMPGYLTAANKPRDVDALRRSRDEAARRFGYERLRYVERDALAQYVQSSRYLGGLFDPDSGHLHPLNYTLGLARAAVESGARIYEDSAVTRIASEAGGHVVSTARGAVRAKFVVLACNAFLGALAPALSRKIMPVGTYVIATEPLGEARAHALMPAQAAICDSRFALDYFRPTPDTRLLWGGKVSYSTLEPRDLADAMRRDMLKTFPQLADAKVDHAWGGFVDITMNRAPHFGRLSPTVYFAQGFSGHGVNTTGLAGKLIADAIDGQAARFDVFGKIRHRDFPGGAALRMPALVLAMAWYRLRDLL; this is translated from the coding sequence ATGCTCGAGTTCATCAACCAACCGCACGCCGCGTCGTACTATGCGGCGACCGTCAACGACACCACCCGTCATCCGCCGCTGGAAGGCACGATCGACGCCGACGTCTGCGTGATCGGCGCGGGCCTGACCGGCGTGTCGGCCGCGCTCAATCTCGCCGAGCGCGGCCATTCGGTCGCGGTCGTCGAGGCGTCGAAGGTCGGATGGGCGGCGAGCGGGCGCAACGGTGGCCAGTTGATCGGCGGCTTCGCATGCGGAATCGACGCCTTCGAGCCGTATCTGAACGCCGACGAAATCCGGCTGATCTGGGACATGGGGCGCGAGACGCTGTCGATCGTCAAGGAAAGGATTGCGAAGCATGCGATCGACTGCGCGCTGATGCCCGGCTATCTGACCGCCGCGAACAAGCCGCGCGACGTCGATGCGCTGCGCCGCTCGCGCGACGAAGCGGCGCGCCGCTTCGGCTACGAGCGCTTGCGCTACGTCGAGCGCGACGCGCTCGCGCAATACGTGCAGTCGAGCCGCTATCTCGGCGGGCTCTTCGATCCGGACAGCGGCCATCTGCATCCGCTCAACTACACGCTCGGGCTCGCGCGCGCGGCCGTCGAAAGCGGCGCGCGCATCTACGAGGACAGCGCCGTCACGCGCATCGCGAGCGAAGCCGGCGGGCACGTCGTGTCGACCGCGCGCGGCGCGGTCCGCGCGAAATTCGTCGTGCTCGCGTGCAATGCGTTTCTCGGTGCGCTCGCACCCGCGCTGTCGCGCAAGATCATGCCGGTCGGCACCTACGTGATCGCGACCGAGCCGCTCGGCGAAGCGCGCGCGCACGCGTTGATGCCCGCGCAGGCCGCGATCTGCGACAGCCGCTTCGCGCTCGACTACTTCCGCCCCACGCCCGATACGCGCCTGCTATGGGGCGGCAAGGTCAGCTATTCGACGCTCGAGCCGCGCGACCTCGCCGACGCGATGCGCCGCGACATGCTGAAGACCTTCCCGCAGCTCGCCGACGCGAAGGTCGACCATGCGTGGGGCGGCTTCGTCGACATCACGATGAACCGTGCGCCGCACTTCGGCCGGCTGTCGCCGACCGTCTATTTCGCGCAGGGCTTCTCCGGGCACGGCGTGAACACAACGGGGCTCGCGGGCAAGCTGATCGCCGATGCGATCGACGGACAGGCCGCGCGCTTCGACGTGTTCGGCAAGATCCGCCATCGCGACTTTCCGGGCGGCGCGGCGCTCAGGATGCCGGCGCTCGTGCTCGCGATGGCGTGGTACCGGTTGCGCGATCTGCTGTGA
- a CDS encoding NAD(P)/FAD-dependent oxidoreductase yields MIDTFARRADALARRSYYEATVRRPADDPVLDDALDVDVCVIGAGFAGLSTALDCRARGLSVAVLDAYRPGWGASGRNGGQLIAGFAKDGEIERQLGIEGAREAWALSLDALALVDERIARYGIDCDLTRGYLTVATHPRRVPELRQWMDSATSRWGHPSLEWLDAHAVRARIASPRYVAGVHDPRSGHLHPLKYCIGLADAARREGARLFSHTPALEVARGARPVVRTPSGEVRCRYVVACCNAGPGGVLPAAAAARIAPVASYIVATEALGADRANALISRRDAVCDNNFFLDYFRLSADHRMLFGGRASSAGASPDALVGAIRSRMIGAFPQLADVRIEFAWGGFVDVTRNRAPDFGAIDPNYFYLQGFSGHGVALTGIAGRIVAHAIAGDARAFDLFARLRHRRFPGGPAWRQPALALGMLYHRARELLF; encoded by the coding sequence ATGATCGACACCTTCGCCCGCCGCGCCGACGCGCTCGCCCGCCGCTCGTACTACGAAGCCACCGTCCGCCGCCCCGCCGACGACCCGGTGCTCGACGATGCGCTCGACGTCGACGTCTGCGTGATCGGCGCCGGATTCGCCGGCCTGTCGACCGCGCTCGACTGCCGCGCGCGCGGCCTGTCGGTCGCCGTGCTCGACGCATACCGGCCTGGCTGGGGCGCGTCCGGCCGCAACGGCGGGCAGTTGATCGCGGGCTTCGCGAAGGACGGCGAAATCGAGCGCCAGCTCGGCATCGAAGGCGCGCGCGAAGCATGGGCGCTGTCGCTCGACGCGCTCGCGCTCGTCGACGAGCGCATCGCGCGCTACGGCATCGACTGCGACCTCACGCGCGGCTATCTGACCGTCGCGACGCATCCGCGCCGCGTGCCGGAGCTGCGGCAGTGGATGGATAGCGCGACGTCGCGCTGGGGCCATCCGTCGCTCGAATGGCTCGATGCGCACGCGGTTCGCGCGCGCATCGCGTCGCCGCGCTATGTCGCGGGCGTCCACGATCCGCGGTCCGGGCATCTGCATCCGCTCAAATACTGCATCGGTCTCGCCGACGCGGCGCGGCGCGAAGGTGCGCGGCTGTTCTCGCACACGCCCGCACTCGAAGTCGCGCGCGGCGCGCGGCCCGTCGTGCGCACGCCGTCGGGCGAGGTGCGCTGCCGCTACGTCGTCGCGTGCTGCAACGCGGGCCCGGGCGGCGTGCTGCCCGCCGCGGCGGCCGCGCGCATCGCGCCCGTCGCGTCGTACATCGTCGCGACCGAGGCGCTCGGCGCCGACCGCGCGAACGCGCTGATCTCCCGGCGCGACGCGGTCTGCGACAACAACTTCTTTCTCGATTACTTCCGGCTGTCCGCCGACCACCGGATGCTGTTCGGCGGCCGCGCGAGCTCGGCGGGCGCGTCGCCCGACGCGCTCGTCGGCGCGATACGCAGCCGGATGATCGGCGCGTTCCCGCAGCTCGCCGACGTGCGCATCGAATTCGCATGGGGCGGCTTCGTCGACGTGACCCGCAACCGCGCGCCGGATTTCGGCGCGATCGATCCGAACTACTTCTATCTCCAGGGCTTCAGCGGCCACGGCGTCGCGCTGACCGGCATCGCGGGCCGCATCGTCGCGCACGCGATCGCGGGCGACGCGCGCGCGTTCGATCTGTTCGCGCGGCTGCGACACCGGCGCTTTCCCGGCGGCCCCGCGTGGCGGCAGCCCGCGCTCGCGCTCGGCATGCTGTATCACCGCGCGCGCGAGCTGCTGTTCTGA
- a CDS encoding DUF3138 family protein codes for MKKKLICLLVAGSLPGFAGAASTSAQIKALQAQLNALQAQMKELRAALASQHGATGGGAAAGTGAATAAAAAAPVDESSPDYGRAPATLTNDDVTQMKQQIANQQLKVDSLTDAANTGPIAGLSVTGYIDPTYVFNRAAGTSSFLFANHESNYNYFNSTFGDLYLDIKKTFGVGPMAPSAEITLMPNRGNGITLLQNSRGNIGNNILNTAVVNVPLSATTTLVAGLMPSFGGYEVQQSNQMLTLTHNLLYDFSDPGSYIGVGANYTKGNWAWKFLLGNEQYRTYGSVTQTGTNALGDPITTSNKVPTFTARVDYTWSSALDLGGSFNIGRQTLGSATTQSGAVVYGPGGQSSSPYGTFFFAEADATYTLADIQYNAEIDYGQQQHAAFNGGRAQWYGLSLLAHRKFNVPVLGRMGATLRYDFLANSKNGGGGGGIALNGNGMDTADGFGIDADCLATSKANGGLGFECKGANRQDVALDLLFYPTQQITVKVEYRHDWANNKVFLRNDGSYSKSNDLLATQFIYSF; via the coding sequence ATGAAGAAGAAGTTAATCTGTCTGCTCGTGGCCGGGTCGCTGCCCGGCTTCGCGGGCGCCGCGTCGACGAGTGCGCAGATCAAGGCGCTGCAGGCGCAGTTGAACGCGCTGCAGGCGCAGATGAAGGAGCTGCGCGCCGCGCTCGCCTCGCAGCACGGCGCGACGGGCGGCGGCGCCGCTGCGGGCACGGGGGCGGCAACCGCGGCGGCCGCCGCGGCGCCCGTCGACGAATCGTCGCCGGACTACGGCCGCGCGCCCGCGACGCTGACGAACGACGACGTCACGCAGATGAAGCAGCAGATCGCGAATCAGCAACTGAAGGTCGATTCGCTGACCGACGCGGCGAACACCGGGCCGATCGCGGGCCTCTCGGTGACGGGCTACATCGATCCGACCTACGTGTTCAACCGCGCGGCGGGCACGTCGTCGTTCCTGTTCGCGAACCACGAGAGCAACTACAACTACTTCAACAGCACATTCGGCGATCTCTACCTCGACATCAAGAAGACGTTCGGCGTCGGCCCGATGGCGCCGTCGGCCGAGATCACGCTGATGCCGAATCGCGGCAACGGCATCACGCTCCTGCAGAACTCGCGCGGCAACATCGGCAACAACATCCTCAACACCGCCGTCGTCAACGTGCCGCTCAGCGCGACCACGACGCTCGTCGCGGGCCTCATGCCGAGCTTCGGCGGCTACGAGGTGCAGCAGTCGAACCAGATGCTCACGCTCACGCACAACCTGCTGTACGACTTCTCCGATCCGGGCAGCTACATCGGCGTCGGCGCGAACTACACGAAGGGCAACTGGGCGTGGAAGTTCCTGCTCGGCAACGAGCAGTACCGCACGTACGGCTCGGTCACGCAGACGGGCACGAACGCGCTCGGCGACCCGATCACGACGAGCAACAAGGTGCCGACGTTCACCGCGCGCGTCGACTACACGTGGTCGAGCGCGCTCGATCTCGGCGGCTCGTTCAACATCGGGCGGCAGACGCTCGGCAGCGCGACGACGCAGTCGGGCGCGGTCGTCTACGGTCCGGGCGGCCAGTCGTCGAGCCCGTACGGCACGTTCTTCTTCGCCGAAGCGGATGCGACATACACGCTCGCCGACATTCAGTACAACGCGGAAATCGACTACGGCCAGCAGCAGCACGCCGCGTTCAACGGCGGCCGCGCGCAGTGGTACGGCTTGTCGCTGCTCGCGCACCGCAAGTTCAACGTGCCGGTGCTCGGCCGGATGGGCGCGACGCTGCGCTACGACTTCCTCGCGAACAGCAAGAACGGCGGCGGCGGCGGCGGGATCGCGCTCAACGGCAACGGGATGGATACCGCGGACGGCTTCGGCATCGATGCGGACTGCCTCGCGACATCGAAGGCGAACGGCGGCCTCGGCTTCGAGTGCAAGGGCGCGAACCGGCAGGACGTCGCGCTCGATCTGCTGTTCTACCCGACGCAGCAGATCACCGTGAAGGTCGAATACCGGCACGACTGGGCGAACAACAAGGTGTTCCTGCGGAACGACGGCTCGTACAGCAAGTCCAACGATCTGCTTGCGACGCAGTTCATCTACTCGTTCTGA
- a CDS encoding ABC transporter permease subunit, giving the protein MIKPNKPLSAGVLTLGFLFLYIPIVSLVVYSFNESKLVTVWSGFSLKWYAALWQDDELLTSAWLSLKIGLLTAFASVFIGTWAGFVLARFGRFRGFTLYTGMINAPLVIPEVIQGISLLLLFVALEQMLGWPRGRGMVTIWIGHVMLCVSYVAIIVQSRVKELNKSLEEAALDLGATPLKVFFVITLPLISQALLSGWLLSFTLSIDDLVLSAFLSGPGSTTLPLVVFSRVRLGLNPEMNALATLFITAVTIGVIVVNQMMLSRERRRARDMRQAFAQPAPSDSPESDAAGGAPRAPQTAATRKSLGTA; this is encoded by the coding sequence ATGATCAAGCCCAACAAGCCGCTTTCCGCCGGCGTGCTGACGCTCGGCTTCCTGTTCCTCTACATCCCGATCGTGAGCCTCGTCGTCTATTCGTTTAACGAATCGAAGCTCGTCACGGTCTGGTCCGGCTTCTCGCTGAAGTGGTACGCGGCGCTCTGGCAGGACGACGAGCTGCTGACGAGCGCGTGGCTATCGCTGAAGATCGGCCTGTTGACCGCGTTCGCCTCCGTGTTCATCGGCACGTGGGCGGGCTTCGTGCTCGCGCGCTTCGGACGCTTTCGCGGCTTCACGCTGTACACCGGGATGATCAACGCGCCGCTCGTGATTCCCGAAGTGATCCAGGGGATCTCGCTGTTGCTGCTGTTCGTCGCGCTCGAGCAGATGCTCGGCTGGCCCAGGGGGCGCGGGATGGTGACGATCTGGATCGGTCACGTGATGCTGTGCGTGTCGTACGTCGCGATCATCGTGCAGTCGCGCGTCAAGGAGCTGAACAAGTCGCTCGAAGAAGCGGCGCTCGATCTCGGCGCGACGCCGCTCAAGGTGTTCTTCGTGATCACGCTGCCGCTGATCTCGCAGGCGCTGCTGTCCGGCTGGCTGCTGTCGTTCACGCTGTCGATCGACGATCTCGTGCTGTCCGCGTTCCTGTCCGGCCCAGGCTCGACGACGCTGCCGCTCGTCGTGTTCTCGCGCGTGCGTCTCGGCCTGAATCCCGAAATGAACGCGCTCGCGACGCTCTTCATCACCGCGGTGACGATCGGCGTGATCGTCGTCAACCAGATGATGCTGAGCCGCGAGCGCCGACGCGCGCGCGACATGCGCCAGGCGTTCGCGCAGCCCGCGCCGTCCGACTCGCCCGAATCCGACGCGGCCGGCGGCGCGCCGCGCGCGCCGCAAACCGCGGCGACGCGCAAATCGCTCGGCACGGCCTGA
- a CDS encoding ABC transporter permease subunit translates to MRTSPSSSLAAATPAARGAAPVRARVARLAARFTPSGRGVAIGVPFLWLALFFALPFVLVLKISFADQVMGIPPYTALMSVKDGAVQFALQLGHYAFLLQDSLYVATYVSSLKMAAVSTLLCLLIGYPMAYYIARSAPATRNLLMMGVMLPFWTSFLIRVYAWIGILKDDGLLNHALIAIGLIHSPLRLYHTDAGVYIGMVYSYLPFMVMPLYAHLVKMDLTLLEAAYDLGAKPWVAFTRITLPLSKNGIIAGSLLVFIPAVGEYVIPELLGGADTLMIGRVMWDEFFNNMDWPMASAVTVAMVLLLLVPMAVFQYYQVKELEDAK, encoded by the coding sequence ATGAGAACGTCTCCCTCCTCCTCCCTCGCGGCGGCTACGCCCGCCGCCCGCGGCGCGGCGCCCGTGCGCGCGCGCGTCGCGCGCCTCGCGGCGCGCTTCACGCCGTCTGGCCGCGGCGTCGCGATCGGCGTGCCGTTCCTGTGGCTCGCGCTGTTCTTCGCATTGCCGTTCGTGCTCGTGCTGAAGATCAGCTTCGCCGATCAGGTGATGGGCATCCCGCCGTACACGGCGCTGATGAGCGTCAAGGACGGCGCGGTGCAATTCGCGCTGCAGCTCGGCCATTACGCGTTCCTGCTGCAGGACAGCCTCTATGTCGCGACCTATGTCAGCTCACTGAAGATGGCCGCGGTCTCGACGCTCCTGTGCCTGCTGATCGGCTATCCGATGGCGTACTACATCGCGCGCTCCGCGCCCGCGACGCGCAACCTGCTGATGATGGGCGTGATGCTGCCGTTCTGGACGTCGTTCCTGATCCGCGTCTACGCATGGATCGGCATCCTGAAGGACGATGGCCTGCTGAATCACGCGCTGATCGCGATCGGCCTGATCCACTCGCCGCTGCGCCTCTATCACACCGATGCGGGCGTCTACATCGGGATGGTCTATTCGTACCTGCCGTTCATGGTGATGCCGCTCTACGCGCACCTCGTGAAGATGGACCTCACGCTGCTCGAGGCCGCCTACGACCTCGGCGCGAAGCCCTGGGTCGCGTTCACGCGGATCACGCTGCCGCTGTCGAAGAACGGAATCATCGCGGGCAGCCTGCTCGTGTTCATTCCCGCCGTCGGCGAATACGTGATCCCGGAGCTGCTCGGCGGCGCCGACACGCTGATGATCGGCCGCGTGATGTGGGACGAGTTCTTCAACAACATGGACTGGCCGATGGCCTCCGCGGTGACGGTCGCGATGGTGCTGCTGCTCCTCGTGCCGATGGCCGTGTTCCAGTACTACCAGGTGAAGGAGCTGGAGGACGCGAAATGA